A region from the Silene latifolia isolate original U9 population chromosome 7, ASM4854445v1, whole genome shotgun sequence genome encodes:
- the LOC141592277 gene encoding uncharacterized protein LOC141592277 isoform X1, with protein sequence MAYLVQTIATKFIFLILIFSLTKAAISLPFVVFLGIGETCQSMEEFIQILEKDSGNHGHCIMLGDNVEDSVLVPIMDQVTLACQKVKELDELKNGYNLIGISQGGLISRGMIEFCDEGPQVKNFISVGGPQAGVAGAPNCSFPICARLTNLLNLLPVYSTFIQASVAPSNYIKIPTEIDAYLKGCKFLPYANNEIPSARNPIYKKRFSRLHNLVLIMFEEETIITPRESSWFGYYPDGSTNVILPFNETQLYKEDLIGLKALHEAGKVTFKKAPGEHVNLSDALYEMISPFLKDESSTQKIAVA encoded by the exons ATGGCGTATCTTGTTCAAACAATTGCCACCAAGTTCATCTTCCTTATCCTCATTTTCTCCCTCACCAAAGCTGCAATCTCTCTTCCTTTCGTTGTCttccttg GGATTGGTGAAACATGCCAGAGTATGGAAGAATTCATCCAGATTCTAGAGAAAGATTCAGGCAATCATGGACATTGCAT AATGTTGGGAGATAACGTGGAAGACTCGGTATTAGTTCCCATTATGGACCAG GTGACATTGGCATGTCAAAAG GTCAAAGAGTTGGATGAGCTCAAAAACGGATACAATTTAATTGGAATATCTCAG GGAGGTTTGATAAGTCGGGGAATGATTGAATTTTGTGATGAAGGACCGCAG GTCAAAAACTTCATATCGGTTGGAGGCCCTCAAGCTGGTGTAGCAGGGGCTCCAAATTGCTCA TTTCCAATCTGTGCACGCTTAACAAACCTCCTTAATCTGCTTCCTGTTTATAGCACTTTTATACAG GCTAGTGTGGCGCCAAGCAACTACATAAAAATTCCAACG GAGATTGATGCATATTTAAAAGGGTGTAAATTTCTACCGTATGCAAACAACGAAATACCAAGTGCAAGAAACCCCATCTACAAGAAGCGATTTTCCAGATTACATAACTTAGTTCTTATCATG TTCGAGGAAGAAACAATAATTACACCAAGAGAGTCTTCCTGGTTCGGATATTACCCTGATGGATCCACTAACGTGATCTTGCCTTTCAACGAG ACTCAATTGTACAAAGAAGATTTGATAGGATTAAAGGCATTGCATGAAGCAGGGAAAGTGACATTTAAAAAGGCTCCTGGAGAGCATGTTAATCTCTCAGATGCTCTATATGAAATGATCTCCCCATTTCTCAAAGATGAAAGTTCAACTCAGAAAATTGCAGTTGCATAA
- the LOC141592277 gene encoding uncharacterized protein LOC141592277 isoform X2: MAYLVQTIATKFIFLILIFSLTKAAISLPFVVFLGIGETCQSMEEFIQILEKDSGNHGHCIMLGDNVEDSVLVPIMDQVTLACQKVKELDELKNGYNLIGISQGGLISRGMIEFCDEGPQVKNFISVGGPQAGVAGAPNCSFPICARLTNLLNLLPVYSTFIQASVAPSNYIKIPTFEEETIITPRESSWFGYYPDGSTNVILPFNETQLYKEDLIGLKALHEAGKVTFKKAPGEHVNLSDALYEMISPFLKDESSTQKIAVA; the protein is encoded by the exons ATGGCGTATCTTGTTCAAACAATTGCCACCAAGTTCATCTTCCTTATCCTCATTTTCTCCCTCACCAAAGCTGCAATCTCTCTTCCTTTCGTTGTCttccttg GGATTGGTGAAACATGCCAGAGTATGGAAGAATTCATCCAGATTCTAGAGAAAGATTCAGGCAATCATGGACATTGCAT AATGTTGGGAGATAACGTGGAAGACTCGGTATTAGTTCCCATTATGGACCAG GTGACATTGGCATGTCAAAAG GTCAAAGAGTTGGATGAGCTCAAAAACGGATACAATTTAATTGGAATATCTCAG GGAGGTTTGATAAGTCGGGGAATGATTGAATTTTGTGATGAAGGACCGCAG GTCAAAAACTTCATATCGGTTGGAGGCCCTCAAGCTGGTGTAGCAGGGGCTCCAAATTGCTCA TTTCCAATCTGTGCACGCTTAACAAACCTCCTTAATCTGCTTCCTGTTTATAGCACTTTTATACAG GCTAGTGTGGCGCCAAGCAACTACATAAAAATTCCAACG TTCGAGGAAGAAACAATAATTACACCAAGAGAGTCTTCCTGGTTCGGATATTACCCTGATGGATCCACTAACGTGATCTTGCCTTTCAACGAG ACTCAATTGTACAAAGAAGATTTGATAGGATTAAAGGCATTGCATGAAGCAGGGAAAGTGACATTTAAAAAGGCTCCTGGAGAGCATGTTAATCTCTCAGATGCTCTATATGAAATGATCTCCCCATTTCTCAAAGATGAAAGTTCAACTCAGAAAATTGCAGTTGCATAA
- the LOC141592277 gene encoding uncharacterized protein LOC141592277 isoform X3, with amino-acid sequence MAYLVQTIATKFIFLILIFSLTKAAISLPFVVFLGIGETCQSMEEFIQILEKDSGNHGHCIMLGDNVEDSVLVPIMDQVTLACQKVKELDELKNGYNLIGISQGGLISRGMIEFCDEGPQVKNFISVGGPQAGVAGAPNCSFPICARLTNLLNLLPVYSTFIQASVAPSNYIKIPTTQLYKEDLIGLKALHEAGKVTFKKAPGEHVNLSDALYEMISPFLKDESSTQKIAVA; translated from the exons ATGGCGTATCTTGTTCAAACAATTGCCACCAAGTTCATCTTCCTTATCCTCATTTTCTCCCTCACCAAAGCTGCAATCTCTCTTCCTTTCGTTGTCttccttg GGATTGGTGAAACATGCCAGAGTATGGAAGAATTCATCCAGATTCTAGAGAAAGATTCAGGCAATCATGGACATTGCAT AATGTTGGGAGATAACGTGGAAGACTCGGTATTAGTTCCCATTATGGACCAG GTGACATTGGCATGTCAAAAG GTCAAAGAGTTGGATGAGCTCAAAAACGGATACAATTTAATTGGAATATCTCAG GGAGGTTTGATAAGTCGGGGAATGATTGAATTTTGTGATGAAGGACCGCAG GTCAAAAACTTCATATCGGTTGGAGGCCCTCAAGCTGGTGTAGCAGGGGCTCCAAATTGCTCA TTTCCAATCTGTGCACGCTTAACAAACCTCCTTAATCTGCTTCCTGTTTATAGCACTTTTATACAG GCTAGTGTGGCGCCAAGCAACTACATAAAAATTCCAACG ACTCAATTGTACAAAGAAGATTTGATAGGATTAAAGGCATTGCATGAAGCAGGGAAAGTGACATTTAAAAAGGCTCCTGGAGAGCATGTTAATCTCTCAGATGCTCTATATGAAATGATCTCCCCATTTCTCAAAGATGAAAGTTCAACTCAGAAAATTGCAGTTGCATAA